A genomic segment from Pseudoduganella chitinolytica encodes:
- the recG gene encoding ATP-dependent DNA helicase RecG: MAETKQSKPAVKKAATAESKLARLGLRTDMDLVLHLPMRYEDETQVIPIREACLRGGHTSQVEGVVTSNEITYKPRRQFIVHIADETGELQLRFMNFYGSQVKQLAEGTRVRARGELKHGFFGAEMVHPTYKVVNEGAPLPTSLTPVYHSGEGLSQTVLRRAIAEAMRRVDWTDTLPDELRERLHLQPFAPAIRLLHYPPQDIDEHALEDRSHPAWTRMKFDELLAQQLSLKRAQQSRRLKGAAPLAAVGSLSAAFQAALPFQLTAAQARVLEEIRADLRQPYPMQRLLQGDVGSGKTVVAALAAAQAIDSGFQAALMAPTEILAEQHFRKIAAWLAPLGVEVAWLTGSLKKKDKQAAVERVESGAARLVIGTHALIQDTVQFDRLGLVIVDEQHRFGVGQRLTLRNKGAEGLVPHQLMMSATPIPRTLAMTYYADLEVSIIDELPPGRTPIVTRVIDQNRRDEVIERVHAAALEGRQVYWVCPLIEESEALQLQTATETYETLAGALPDLQVGLVHGRLKPAEKQVVMDAFTAGDVHVLVATTVIEVGVDVPNASLMVIEHAERFGLSQLHQLRGRVGRGSAASVCLLLYQSPLGPIAKQRLMTMRETTDGFEIARRDLEIRGPGEFLGARQSGQAMLRFADLETDGWLVDKARDVAHALLHDELPGSAAIVAAHLERWLGGREEFLKV; this comes from the coding sequence ATGGCTGAAACGAAGCAAAGCAAGCCCGCAGTGAAGAAAGCGGCGACAGCCGAAAGCAAACTGGCCAGGCTGGGCCTGCGCACCGACATGGACCTGGTGCTGCACCTGCCGATGCGCTACGAGGACGAGACCCAGGTCATCCCCATCCGCGAAGCGTGCCTGCGGGGCGGCCACACGTCGCAGGTGGAAGGCGTCGTCACGTCGAACGAAATCACGTACAAACCGCGACGCCAGTTCATCGTCCACATCGCCGACGAGACCGGCGAGCTGCAACTGCGCTTCATGAATTTCTACGGCAGCCAGGTCAAGCAACTGGCCGAAGGCACGCGCGTGCGCGCGCGCGGCGAACTGAAGCACGGCTTCTTCGGCGCCGAGATGGTCCATCCCACGTACAAGGTCGTCAACGAAGGGGCGCCGCTGCCCACGTCGCTGACGCCCGTCTACCATTCCGGCGAAGGGCTGTCGCAGACGGTGCTGCGGCGCGCGATCGCCGAGGCGATGAGGCGGGTCGACTGGACCGACACGCTGCCCGACGAGCTGCGCGAGCGCCTGCACCTGCAGCCGTTCGCGCCCGCCATCCGCCTGCTGCACTACCCGCCGCAGGACATCGACGAGCACGCGCTGGAGGACCGCAGCCACCCCGCGTGGACGCGCATGAAGTTCGACGAGCTGCTGGCCCAGCAGCTGTCGCTGAAACGCGCGCAGCAGTCGCGTCGGCTGAAAGGCGCGGCGCCGCTGGCGGCGGTCGGCTCCCTGTCGGCCGCGTTCCAGGCCGCGCTGCCGTTCCAGTTGACGGCAGCGCAAGCGCGGGTGCTGGAGGAGATCCGCGCCGACCTGCGCCAACCGTACCCCATGCAGCGGCTGCTGCAGGGCGACGTCGGCAGCGGCAAGACCGTCGTCGCGGCGCTGGCGGCGGCGCAGGCCATCGACAGCGGCTTCCAGGCCGCGCTGATGGCGCCCACCGAGATCCTGGCCGAGCAGCACTTTCGCAAGATCGCCGCGTGGCTCGCGCCGCTGGGCGTGGAAGTGGCATGGCTGACGGGCAGCCTGAAAAAGAAGGACAAGCAGGCGGCCGTCGAGCGCGTCGAATCGGGCGCCGCGCGCCTCGTGATCGGGACCCATGCGCTGATCCAGGACACGGTGCAGTTCGACCGCCTGGGCCTCGTCATCGTCGACGAGCAGCACCGCTTCGGTGTCGGCCAGCGCCTCACCTTGCGCAACAAGGGTGCGGAAGGGCTGGTGCCGCACCAGTTGATGATGTCGGCCACGCCGATCCCGCGCACCCTGGCGATGACGTATTACGCCGACCTGGAGGTGTCCATCATCGACGAGCTGCCGCCCGGCCGCACGCCCATCGTCACGCGCGTGATCGACCAGAACCGGCGCGACGAGGTCATCGAACGCGTGCACGCCGCGGCGCTGGAAGGCCGGCAAGTCTACTGGGTCTGCCCGCTGATCGAGGAATCGGAAGCGCTGCAGCTGCAGACGGCGACGGAGACGTACGAAACGCTGGCGGGGGCCCTGCCCGACCTGCAGGTGGGCCTGGTGCACGGCCGCCTCAAGCCCGCCGAGAAACAGGTCGTCATGGATGCGTTTACCGCCGGCGACGTGCACGTGCTGGTGGCCACCACCGTCATCGAGGTGGGCGTGGACGTGCCCAATGCGTCGCTGATGGTGATCGAGCATGCCGAGCGCTTCGGCCTGTCGCAGCTGCACCAGCTGCGCGGCCGTGTCGGCCGGGGCTCGGCGGCCAGCGTCTGCCTGCTGCTGTACCAAAGCCCGCTGGGCCCCATCGCCAAGCAGCGGCTGATGACGATGCGCGAAACGACGGACGGCTTCGAGATCGCCCGGCGCGACCTGGAGATCCGCGGCCCTGGCGAATTCCTCGGCGCGCGCCAGTCCGGCCAGGCCATGCTGCGCTTTGCCGACCTGGAGACGGACGGCTGGCTGGTGGACAAGGCGCGCGACGTGGCCCACGCGCTGCTGCACGACGAGCTGCCCGGCAGCGCCGCCATCGTGGCGGCGCACCTGGAGCGCTGGCTGGGCGGGCGCGAGGAGTTCCTGAAGGTGTGA
- a CDS encoding BlaI/MecI/CopY family transcriptional regulator, with amino-acid sequence MSIPSVTELTLLKCLWRQQPLSARELHEQAEDELQWSYSSTRKTLDRMLDKGMVAIDVVHGVNVYRAVLDKVETLAAFAHDFGCRVMEMDAPLPVNMFTGSKLVNDTELAELEQLLHDWPADKE; translated from the coding sequence ATGTCCATCCCATCCGTTACCGAACTCACGCTGCTGAAGTGCCTGTGGCGGCAGCAGCCGCTGTCCGCCCGCGAACTGCACGAGCAGGCCGAAGACGAGCTGCAGTGGTCGTACTCGTCCACGCGCAAGACGCTCGACCGCATGCTGGACAAGGGCATGGTCGCCATCGACGTGGTGCATGGCGTGAATGTCTATCGCGCGGTGCTGGACAAGGTGGAGACGCTGGCGGCCTTCGCGCACGACTTCGGGTGCCGCGTGATGGAAATGGACGCGCCGCTGCCCGTCAATATGTTTACCGGCTCCAAGCTCGTCAACGATACCGAACTGGCCGAGCTGGAACAGCTGCTGCACGACTGGCCCGCGGACAAGGAGTAA
- a CDS encoding MFS transporter — translation MFTAHRAPNLKTVLLATGVILTLAMGVRHGFGLWMQPISQANGWSRETYSLAMALQNLMWGAFGPLAGMVADRFGTMRIVLVGAFAYMGGLLWMALVTQPALFVIGSGILIGLGLACTAFGAVSGIIGRAAPPERRSWAFGISGAASSFGQFMLMPVEQMLISSVGWQTALYLLAALVVFLMVPMSFRLREPAHVKAAGHHQSIGGALGEALRNRSFLLLVTGYFVCGFQLIFIGVHLPAYLKDKGVLDPQVAVTALALIGLFNIFGSYMAGQLGGKLPKRYLLSFIYFARSAVIALFLLAPLSPLTVYLFAAAMGVLWLSTVPLTNGIIAGVFGLSHMSMLAGLVFFSHQIGSFIGVWLGGYLFDLQGSYDVVWAIAIGLGVIAGLANLPVDERPLVRAQLKAA, via the coding sequence ATGTTTACCGCCCACCGCGCCCCCAACCTCAAAACCGTCCTGCTCGCCACCGGCGTCATCCTGACCCTGGCCATGGGCGTGCGCCACGGCTTCGGCCTGTGGATGCAGCCGATCTCCCAGGCCAACGGCTGGAGTCGGGAGACCTATTCGCTGGCGATGGCGCTGCAGAACCTGATGTGGGGGGCGTTCGGGCCGCTGGCCGGCATGGTGGCGGACCGCTTCGGCACCATGCGCATCGTGCTGGTCGGTGCCTTCGCGTACATGGGCGGCCTGCTGTGGATGGCGCTCGTCACGCAGCCGGCGCTGTTCGTGATCGGCTCCGGCATCCTGATCGGCCTGGGCCTGGCCTGCACGGCGTTCGGCGCCGTCAGCGGTATCATCGGCCGGGCGGCGCCGCCGGAGCGGCGTTCCTGGGCCTTCGGTATTTCCGGTGCGGCCAGCTCGTTCGGCCAGTTCATGCTGATGCCCGTCGAGCAGATGCTGATTTCGTCGGTGGGCTGGCAAACCGCTTTGTACCTGCTGGCGGCGCTGGTCGTGTTCCTGATGGTGCCGATGTCGTTCCGGCTGCGCGAGCCCGCGCACGTCAAGGCGGCGGGGCATCATCAAAGCATCGGTGGCGCGCTCGGTGAAGCGCTGCGCAACCGCTCGTTCCTGCTGCTGGTCACCGGCTACTTCGTCTGCGGCTTCCAGCTGATCTTCATCGGCGTGCACCTGCCGGCCTACCTGAAGGACAAGGGGGTGCTCGATCCGCAGGTGGCCGTCACCGCCCTGGCGCTGATTGGCCTTTTCAACATCTTCGGTTCGTACATGGCTGGGCAACTGGGCGGCAAGCTGCCGAAGCGCTACCTGCTGTCGTTCATCTATTTTGCCCGCTCCGCCGTCATTGCGCTGTTCCTGCTGGCGCCCCTGTCGCCGCTGACGGTGTACCTGTTCGCCGCCGCGATGGGCGTGCTGTGGCTGTCCACCGTGCCGCTGACGAACGGCATCATCGCCGGGGTGTTCGGGCTATCGCACATGTCGATGCTGGCCGGCCTCGTGTTCTTCTCGCACCAGATCGGCAGCTTCATCGGCGTCTGGCTGGGCGGCTACCTGTTCGACCTGCAGGGCAGCTACGACGTCGTCTGGGCCATCGCCATTGGCCTCGGTGTCATTGCCGGCCTGGCCAACCTGCCGGTCGACGAGCGCCCGCTGGTGCGTGCGCAGCTGAAGGCGGCCTGA
- a CDS encoding TonB-dependent receptor plug domain-containing protein, whose amino-acid sequence MQIHCWLVLALTCGSASAASLSTVEVKGSRHDQRRDETAGTVVLGRAQLAADGDRTLAEALQRLPGITVDTSGRGATIRMRGLGSGYTQVLLNGVPAPAGFTVDTLAPELVERVEILRAGSAELGTQGIAGTVNIVLRKVPARPRQEYGASVEWLDGRLAPRASAQWSGKADRLTWLASLNAMRSVLPQPQLLRERLPAGERALAIDNLNVADSVSLAPRLTWRPTEADTLTWQGFAGMTWRDIAAAGRELPGASAPGQFAAQDSRFRSRAPLLRGDLTWQRQLPDGATLELTAGASHSPRTSDFDFAGRTSASAQPTRRYVQADIGDDVLLSKGRYGAAPQAGHTVVAGWDVSLAKRHQTRVERELGPDGTLAFVLDQRYDGRVERRALYVQDDWQRGAWSLSAGLRHETLDTAVAGADARSRLWSPVLQAAVKLTPATTLRSGISRTFKTPTMVELVPRRYTTDNNNSVTNPDTEGNPALRPELAWGFDAGIDRYLDGGGLLSASAYSRRIDDVTVQQLSRVDERWLARPVNAGRATVHGIALEAKLALSAALTVRANVARNWSRVAALPGPDNRLDRQAPTSGSLGVEYRAGAMALGTNYLYQGGVAARTAAMLLDRTAPQRKLDAWATWQLDTGRRLRIDALNLLHPQGLTQRQYGPDDHGLWQDAATRTRTYRTLRVGFELQQ is encoded by the coding sequence ATGCAGATCCACTGCTGGCTGGTGCTCGCCCTTACCTGCGGCAGCGCGAGCGCCGCCTCGCTCTCCACCGTCGAAGTCAAGGGGTCCCGTCACGACCAGCGCCGCGACGAAACCGCCGGCACCGTCGTGCTGGGACGCGCCCAGCTGGCGGCCGACGGCGACCGTACCCTGGCCGAGGCCCTGCAACGGCTGCCCGGGATCACGGTCGACACGAGCGGTCGCGGTGCCACGATCCGCATGCGCGGCCTGGGCAGCGGCTATACGCAGGTGCTGCTGAACGGCGTGCCCGCCCCGGCCGGATTCACCGTCGATACGCTCGCGCCGGAGCTGGTCGAGCGCGTCGAGATCCTGCGCGCCGGTTCGGCCGAACTGGGCACGCAAGGCATCGCCGGCACCGTCAATATCGTGCTGCGCAAGGTGCCGGCCCGCCCCCGCCAGGAGTACGGCGCCAGCGTGGAATGGCTGGATGGCCGCCTTGCGCCACGCGCCAGCGCGCAGTGGTCGGGCAAGGCCGACAGGCTCACCTGGCTGGCGTCGCTCAATGCCATGCGCAGCGTGCTGCCGCAGCCGCAGTTGCTGCGCGAACGGCTGCCGGCCGGCGAGCGCGCGCTGGCGATCGACAACCTGAACGTCGCCGACAGCGTCAGCCTGGCGCCGCGCCTGACCTGGCGACCGACCGAAGCGGACACGTTGACGTGGCAGGGCTTTGCCGGCATGACCTGGCGCGACATCGCAGCGGCGGGCCGCGAGCTGCCCGGAGCCAGCGCGCCGGGCCAGTTCGCCGCGCAGGACAGCCGGTTCCGTTCGCGCGCGCCGCTGCTGCGGGGCGACCTGACGTGGCAGCGGCAGTTGCCGGACGGCGCCACGCTGGAGTTGACGGCAGGGGCAAGCCACAGCCCGCGCACCTCCGATTTCGACTTCGCCGGCCGCACCAGCGCCAGCGCCCAGCCGACGCGGCGGTATGTGCAGGCCGATATCGGCGACGACGTGCTGCTGTCGAAAGGCCGCTACGGTGCCGCGCCGCAGGCCGGGCACACGGTGGTCGCCGGCTGGGACGTCAGCCTGGCCAAACGGCACCAGACCCGCGTCGAACGGGAACTGGGGCCCGATGGCACCCTGGCCTTCGTCCTGGACCAGCGCTATGACGGCCGGGTCGAACGTCGCGCCCTGTATGTGCAGGACGACTGGCAACGTGGCGCATGGTCGCTCTCGGCCGGCCTGCGGCATGAGACGCTGGACACCGCGGTCGCCGGCGCCGACGCGCGCAGCCGGCTGTGGAGTCCCGTGCTGCAGGCGGCAGTCAAGCTGACGCCCGCCACCACACTGCGCAGCGGCATCAGCCGCACGTTCAAGACGCCGACAATGGTCGAACTGGTGCCGCGCCGGTACACGACCGACAACAACAACAGCGTCACCAATCCCGATACGGAAGGCAATCCCGCCTTGCGCCCCGAACTGGCGTGGGGCTTCGATGCCGGCATCGACCGCTACCTGGACGGCGGCGGCCTGCTCAGCGCCAGCGCCTACAGCCGCCGCATCGACGACGTCACGGTGCAGCAGCTGTCCCGGGTGGACGAGCGCTGGCTGGCACGTCCCGTCAATGCCGGCCGGGCCACCGTGCACGGCATCGCGCTCGAGGCGAAACTGGCGCTGTCGGCGGCCCTGACGGTACGGGCCAATGTCGCGCGCAACTGGTCCCGGGTCGCAGCGCTGCCGGGGCCGGACAACCGCCTGGACCGGCAAGCGCCGACCAGTGGCAGCCTGGGCGTGGAGTACCGCGCCGGCGCCATGGCGCTGGGCACGAATTACCTGTACCAGGGTGGCGTGGCGGCGCGCACCGCCGCCATGCTGCTGGACCGCACGGCGCCGCAGCGCAAGCTGGACGCATGGGCCACGTGGCAGCTCGACACCGGGCGCCGGCTGCGCATCGATGCCCTCAACCTGCTGCACCCACAAGGCCTGACACAGCGCCAGTACGGTCCGGACGACCACGGCCTGTGGCAAGATGCCGCCACCCGCACACGCACATACCGCACGCTGCGCGTGGGCTTCGAACTGCAGCAATAA
- a CDS encoding M23/M56 family metallopeptidase yields the protein MNAHAIHFLLACVSTLVTATVAWAVLWAALRRWPALAERRAPWLLALLTGALTLVLVLLPVASQYSLVPATVTLPVASAAPVTPSADLTGSDDLEEASILPWCAWFWLGCYTAGVAWHARRWQQGRHLVRSLLQAGDTLDGAALAAHPAFAGQACAVPVLEVDAPIAPMLAGLRHPVLLLPRHLRSFAVDQQRLIVAHELAHLRRHDHWWQHAGALLQALLWFVPAAHALRRRLHWALELGCDRAVLAGRPASARRSYATALLAQLQILHRQLVGPVPAALQFGSAGPTVAERVHLIRTGGRAAPLPVVVAIALLLPALCAAGVLLQPRVATVDGGAAAPASAPPSLAEVPQWQAPLAQLRVTSEFGATNRPSGQPHRGMDFGAARGSAVLAPAGGIVTVSTDRYEGGARYGKVIVIDHGDGTQTLYAHLDARAVQAGDRVTAGQRIALSGATGKVTGPHLHFEVQRGGGQVDPRTLLRTALPPR from the coding sequence ATGAACGCCCATGCCATCCACTTCCTGCTGGCGTGCGTCAGCACTCTCGTGACCGCGACGGTGGCCTGGGCCGTGCTGTGGGCGGCCCTGCGGCGCTGGCCCGCGCTGGCCGAACGGCGTGCCCCCTGGCTGCTTGCCCTGCTGACCGGTGCACTAACGCTGGTGCTCGTGCTGCTGCCGGTGGCATCGCAGTACAGCCTCGTGCCCGCGACGGTCACGCTGCCGGTGGCCTCCGCCGCGCCGGTCACGCCAAGCGCCGACCTGACCGGCAGCGACGACCTGGAGGAAGCCAGCATCCTGCCATGGTGCGCCTGGTTCTGGCTGGGCTGTTACACCGCCGGCGTGGCCTGGCATGCGCGGCGCTGGCAACAGGGCCGCCACCTTGTACGCAGCCTGCTGCAGGCGGGCGATACGCTGGACGGCGCCGCGCTGGCGGCCCACCCGGCGTTCGCAGGGCAAGCCTGCGCGGTGCCCGTGTTGGAGGTGGACGCGCCCATCGCACCGATGCTGGCCGGCCTGCGCCACCCTGTGCTGCTGTTGCCGCGCCACTTGCGCAGCTTCGCCGTCGACCAGCAGCGCCTGATCGTCGCGCATGAACTGGCGCACCTGCGCCGCCACGATCACTGGTGGCAGCATGCCGGCGCGCTGCTGCAGGCGCTGTTGTGGTTCGTGCCAGCGGCGCACGCGCTGCGCCGCCGCCTGCACTGGGCGCTGGAACTGGGTTGCGACCGTGCCGTGCTGGCGGGCCGGCCGGCCAGCGCACGCCGCAGCTATGCGACGGCACTGCTGGCGCAACTGCAGATACTCCATCGCCAACTCGTCGGCCCGGTGCCCGCCGCCCTGCAATTCGGCAGCGCCGGGCCGACGGTGGCCGAGCGCGTGCACCTGATCCGGACGGGCGGGCGCGCGGCACCGCTGCCCGTCGTCGTCGCCATCGCGCTGCTGCTGCCGGCATTGTGCGCCGCCGGCGTGCTGCTGCAACCGCGTGTCGCCACCGTTGACGGCGGCGCGGCCGCTCCCGCCAGCGCACCGCCGTCGCTCGCGGAGGTGCCGCAGTGGCAGGCGCCATTGGCGCAGCTGCGTGTGACAAGCGAATTCGGCGCGACCAACCGGCCCAGCGGCCAGCCCCATCGGGGCATGGATTTCGGTGCCGCGCGCGGCAGCGCCGTGCTGGCCCCGGCCGGCGGCATTGTCACCGTTTCCACCGACCGTTATGAAGGCGGTGCCCGCTATGGCAAGGTGATCGTCATCGACCACGGCGACGGCACGCAAACGCTGTACGCCCACCTCGACGCGCGTGCCGTGCAGGCCGGCGACCGGGTCACGGCCGGCCAGCGCATCGCCCTGTCCGGCGCGACCGGCAAGGTCACCGGTCCGCACCTGCACTTCGAAGTGCAGCGCGGCGGCGGCCAGGTCGATCCCCGCACGCTGCTGCGCACCGCCCTGCCGCCCCGCTGA
- a CDS encoding acyltransferase family protein: protein MLGTQRNPHVDLLRGAAIASVLLLHFALAFGVKESPLGTLFGPAFVNAVALNGNYGVTVFFVISGWLITTNSLARWGSLAHIDVRAFYAARARRILPPLLLALAIIVPLGCAGVPFFDNSDADPALPASFFVPAVGSVLTFWHNVLMQSTGYFNYCLNVYWSLSVEEMFYLALPLAALLLRRTWLLVLLGVALIVAGPLYRAEHADNELFYMYGYLACFDAIALGCLAALLAHRLHAPLPYARLLRWIAGAALVALYLRGIRGHEVFGFTWIAVSAAVLLVTTQRSAGPSVAAGRVLAPLRWLGRHSYELYLFHIVVLALLRNLFDKPALSYAARLPLLALFLAASALLSWGVQRMLERPVRNTGRSGLPGPA from the coding sequence ATGCTCGGTACCCAACGCAATCCCCATGTCGACCTGCTGCGCGGCGCCGCCATCGCCAGCGTGCTGCTGCTGCACTTCGCGCTGGCTTTCGGGGTGAAGGAAAGTCCCCTCGGGACGCTGTTCGGCCCCGCGTTCGTGAACGCCGTGGCCTTGAACGGCAACTATGGCGTCACCGTGTTCTTCGTCATCTCGGGCTGGCTGATCACGACCAACTCGCTGGCGCGGTGGGGCAGCCTGGCGCACATCGATGTCCGCGCGTTTTACGCGGCACGGGCGCGGCGCATCCTGCCGCCGTTGCTGCTGGCACTGGCCATCATCGTGCCGCTGGGCTGCGCCGGTGTGCCGTTTTTCGACAACTCGGATGCCGATCCGGCGCTGCCGGCGTCGTTCTTCGTGCCCGCCGTGGGCTCGGTGCTGACGTTCTGGCACAACGTGCTGATGCAGTCGACCGGCTATTTCAATTACTGCCTGAACGTCTACTGGTCGCTGTCGGTGGAAGAGATGTTTTACCTGGCGCTGCCCCTGGCGGCGCTGCTGCTGCGCCGCACCTGGTTGCTCGTGCTGCTGGGCGTCGCGCTGATCGTTGCAGGTCCCCTGTACCGCGCCGAGCATGCGGACAACGAGCTGTTCTACATGTACGGCTATCTGGCCTGCTTCGACGCGATCGCGCTGGGCTGCCTGGCGGCGCTGCTGGCGCATCGGTTGCATGCGCCGCTGCCGTACGCGCGGCTGCTGCGCTGGATTGCGGGCGCCGCGCTGGTCGCCCTGTACCTGCGCGGTATCCGCGGCCACGAGGTGTTCGGGTTCACATGGATCGCCGTAAGCGCCGCGGTACTGCTGGTGACGACGCAGCGGTCCGCCGGCCCGAGTGTCGCGGCCGGCCGCGTGCTGGCGCCGCTGCGCTGGCTGGGCCGGCACAGCTATGAGCTGTACCTGTTCCACATCGTCGTGCTGGCGCTGCTGCGCAACCTGTTCGACAAGCCGGCGCTAAGCTACGCGGCGCGGCTGCCGCTGCTGGCGCTGTTCCTGGCGGCCAGCGCGTTGCTGTCATGGGGCGTGCAGCGGATGCTGGAACGCCCCGTTAGAAACACAGGTAGATCCGGTTTGCCAGGTCCAGCATGA
- a CDS encoding DUF3025 domain-containing protein has protein sequence MFDEIDWSQPWYASVRATAGLAAQESAEVIAAFNARAAALGLVNHAGQPLRFVPQASLPEGTAYEEFIGATGNVPTRDNLHDFFNGLVWLTFPLVKRQLNALQAAQIARDGVGKSRGPARDAATIFDENAALLVVQDDADGAALVDALRHHRWREAFVERAAQFGASAEVWLFGHALMEKLVAPYKAITAHTRVVMAPAAYFTWPAQQRQAWLDGQVAEQLQQEGLSNAGFTPLPVLGIPGCWPVQDDAFYDDTAVFRPKRHTPNQEKA, from the coding sequence GTGTTTGACGAGATCGACTGGTCGCAGCCGTGGTACGCGTCGGTGCGCGCCACGGCCGGCCTGGCTGCGCAGGAGAGTGCGGAAGTGATCGCCGCCTTCAATGCGCGGGCCGCGGCGCTGGGACTCGTCAACCATGCGGGCCAGCCGCTGCGCTTCGTGCCGCAGGCCAGCCTGCCGGAAGGAACGGCGTACGAGGAATTCATCGGCGCTACCGGCAACGTGCCCACGCGCGACAACCTGCACGACTTTTTCAATGGCCTCGTATGGCTGACGTTCCCGCTGGTGAAACGGCAATTGAACGCCCTGCAGGCCGCGCAGATCGCACGCGACGGCGTCGGCAAGTCGCGCGGTCCGGCGCGCGACGCGGCCACGATCTTCGACGAGAACGCGGCACTGCTGGTGGTGCAGGACGACGCGGACGGCGCCGCGCTGGTGGATGCGCTGCGCCACCACCGCTGGCGCGAGGCGTTCGTCGAACGCGCCGCGCAGTTCGGTGCGAGCGCCGAGGTCTGGCTGTTCGGCCATGCGCTGATGGAAAAGCTGGTCGCACCGTACAAAGCCATCACGGCGCATACGCGTGTCGTCATGGCCCCGGCGGCGTATTTCACATGGCCCGCGCAGCAACGGCAGGCGTGGCTGGATGGACAGGTGGCGGAGCAGCTGCAACAAGAAGGGTTGAGCAACGCAGGATTCACGCCGCTGCCGGTGCTGGGGATTCCCGGCTGCTGGCCGGTGCAGGATGACGCTTTTTATGACGACACCGCCGTGTTCCGCCCCAAGCGGCACACGCCCAACCAGGAGAAAGCATGA
- a CDS encoding PEPxxWA-CTERM sorting domain-containing protein, whose translation MKTKIVGLAFAMAAMAPVAHAGNLTQFGFAVAGPNGSQEWLLTSAVSGPNGSQSWATAGSDHAFSEDGARANVIGGAYDVVESQYGNDFGFRTISHTGMNLMPVPEPTTWAMLLAGVGIVGVARRRKTAA comes from the coding sequence ATGAAGACAAAAATCGTTGGCTTGGCATTCGCCATGGCGGCCATGGCTCCCGTAGCGCATGCGGGCAACCTCACGCAGTTTGGCTTTGCTGTTGCGGGACCGAATGGGTCGCAAGAGTGGCTGCTTACCTCGGCTGTTTCGGGGCCCAATGGGTCGCAATCGTGGGCGACTGCCGGCAGCGATCATGCGTTCAGCGAAGATGGCGCGCGCGCCAACGTTATCGGCGGTGCATACGACGTCGTGGAGAGCCAGTACGGCAATGATTTCGGTTTCAGAACCATCTCCCATACCGGTATGAACCTTATGCCCGTACCCGAACCCACCACCTGGGCCATGCTCCTGGCCGGCGTCGGCATCGTGGGCGTAGCCCGCCGCCGCAAGACCGCCGCGTAA
- a CDS encoding Gfo/Idh/MocA family protein: MTQNRTIRWGILGTGKIAKAFATALKDTPDAVLAAVASRSVDSATSFATEYGSHELTKSHGSYQALADDPDVDAIYIATPHPMHHENALMCLNAGKAILVEKAFTVNRREAEEIVALARARKLFVMEAMWTRFHPSLLEAKRIVASGEIGTVATIQADLGFYSDAGPEHRLFNPALGGGSLLDLGIYPLSIAAYFLGPVQSVKASGQLGPTGVDVQAVFALTHENGGLSACSSSLLARTPVECTICGSKGFIRLHSRFHNTEDLTVELNDGTRRAVHVPNIGNGYAHEIIEVNRCLREGLLESPVMPLDETLALMGVLDEMRKQIGVVYEADRVV; this comes from the coding sequence ATGACGCAGAACCGAACCATCCGCTGGGGCATCCTCGGCACGGGCAAGATCGCCAAGGCCTTCGCCACCGCGCTGAAGGACACGCCGGACGCTGTCCTGGCGGCCGTTGCCTCGCGTAGTGTTGATAGCGCTACCTCGTTTGCCACGGAGTACGGCTCGCACGAGCTGACGAAAAGCCACGGCAGCTACCAGGCGCTGGCGGACGACCCGGACGTGGACGCCATCTACATCGCGACGCCGCACCCGATGCACCACGAGAACGCGCTGATGTGCCTGAACGCGGGCAAGGCGATCCTGGTCGAAAAAGCGTTCACGGTGAACCGCCGCGAAGCGGAGGAAATCGTCGCGCTGGCCCGCGCCAGGAAGCTGTTCGTGATGGAAGCGATGTGGACGCGCTTCCACCCGTCGCTGCTGGAAGCCAAGCGCATCGTCGCCAGCGGCGAGATCGGCACGGTCGCCACGATCCAGGCCGACCTGGGCTTCTACTCGGATGCCGGGCCGGAGCACCGCCTGTTCAATCCCGCGCTGGGCGGCGGCTCGCTGCTGGACCTGGGCATCTATCCATTGTCGATCGCGGCCTACTTCCTGGGCCCCGTGCAGTCGGTCAAAGCCAGCGGCCAGTTGGGCCCCACGGGCGTGGACGTGCAGGCGGTGTTCGCGCTGACGCATGAAAACGGCGGCCTGTCGGCCTGCAGCAGCAGCCTGCTCGCGCGCACGCCGGTCGAATGCACGATCTGCGGCAGCAAGGGTTTTATCCGCCTGCACAGCCGCTTCCACAATACCGAGGATCTGACGGTGGAACTGAACGACGGCACTCGCCGCGCGGTGCACGTGCCGAACATCGGCAACGGCTATGCGCACGAGATCATCGAGGTCAATCGTTGCTTGCGCGAGGGGCTGCTGGAAAGCCCCGTCATGCCGCTGGATGAGACGCTGGCGCTGATGGGGGTGCTCGATGAGATGAGAAAGCAGATCGGGGTGGTGTACGAGGCCGATCGGGTGGTGTAA